CATCCCACTCAGCCCCATAGTCCAGCGAAAGCGGGATTCCCAAGGGCCTCGTCCTTGGGCGGGGTCAAGGGGCAGCGCCCCTTGCAGGGGCCTTGGGGGCAGCGCCCCCAACAAAACACACCCCACTAAACACACAATAACAAACGAGGCACACAAATGAAGACGCTGATGTACTTGGTGCTGGCGCTGGGAGTTGGTGGTGCAATGTCCATACAGCTTGGGGTGAATATGCGCCTTGGGGGGTGGACCCATGACCCGATTATTACGGCGTTTATTTCGTTTGTTGTTGGCTCACTGACGCTTTTGGCGATGATATTCCTGCTTCGTCTTCCGTGCCCGAATTTTGGAGAAATTTCTCAGGTTCCGTGGTGGCAGTGGTTGGGTGGAATGCTTGGCGCCTACGTTGTGGCGAGTTCTATCCTTGTTGGCCCTCACCTTGGAACGACGACAACTTTTGCCTTTATTGTTGCTGGTCAGCTGGCGGCATCGCTTGTTTTGGATCACTATGGTATGTTTGGTGTACCCAAACATCCAATTGGGCTGCTCCGAGTGCTGGGTATCTGTATGGTGTGCGCTGGAGCTGTGCTTATTCGTCGTTTTTGAACCCAAAACCGTTGTAATAACGGGGTTTGCATATGAAAAAAATACTGGGCATCAGCTGCCTCGTGCTTGTTCTGGCTGTGGTTGGCCTTGGTGCATACGCGATTATGTCGATCAAT
This genomic stretch from Desulfobaculum bizertense DSM 18034 harbors:
- a CDS encoding DMT family transporter, which translates into the protein MKTLMYLVLALGVGGAMSIQLGVNMRLGGWTHDPIITAFISFVVGSLTLLAMIFLLRLPCPNFGEISQVPWWQWLGGMLGAYVVASSILVGPHLGTTTTFAFIVAGQLAASLVLDHYGMFGVPKHPIGLLRVLGICMVCAGAVLIRRF